One genomic region from Equus asinus isolate D_3611 breed Donkey chromosome 8, EquAss-T2T_v2, whole genome shotgun sequence encodes:
- the LOC106835450 gene encoding olfactory receptor 2W1-like — protein METSNGSSETDFILLGFSDRPQLERIISVLVFIFYTATLVGNTTIILVSYLDTQLHTPMYFFLSNLSFLDICYTTSIIPQMLVNLWGPKKSITYGGCVLQFFFALDLGATECLLLAVMAYDRYAAVCQPLHYTVVMHPQLCQKMVLIVWLGGLGSALILCPLTLKLPKCGHREVDNFFCEMPAFIKMACVYSKVTEIAVFALGVVFLLVPLSLILISYGVITHAVVRIKSAARWHKVLNTCGSHLTVVTLFYATIIYMYMKPQNHTSQDEGKFLTLFYTIVTPSLNPLIYTLRNKDVKSAVKRIFWVEKWSAKS, from the coding sequence atggaaacaagcAATGGAAGTTCTGAAACAGACTTCATTCTTCTGGGGTTTTCTGACAGGCCTCAATTAGAACGCATCATCTCTGTGCTTGTCTTCATCTTCTATACTGCCACTCTGGTAGGAAACACAACCATCATTCTTGTATCTTACCTAGATACCCAGCTCCATACTCCCATGTATTTCTTCTTATCCaatttgtcttttctggacaTCTGTTACACAACTAGCATTATCCCCCAAATGCTGGTCAATCTATGGGGTCCAAAAAAGTCTATCACATACGGAGGATGTGTGCTCCAATTCTTCTTTGCCCTGGACTTGGGAGCTACAGAAtgtcttctcttggctgtgatggcctatgaccgctatgctGCTGTCTGTCAACCTCTTCACTACACAGTAGTAATGCACCCTCAGCTTTGCCAGAAGATGGTGCTGATTGTCTGGTTAGGTGGTCTAGGTAGTGCCTTAATTCTTTGCCCCTTGACTTTGAAGTTGCCAAAATGTGGGCACCGGGAAGTGGATAATTTTTTCTGTGAGATGCCAGCATTTATCAAGATGGCTTGTGTCTATTCAAAAGTAACTGAGATTGCTGTCTTTGCTCTTGGAGTGGTATTTCTTCTAGTACCTCTATCACTAATTCTCATCTCATATGGAGTTATCACTCATGCTGTCGTGAGGATCAAGTCAGCAGCAAGGTGGCATAAGGTCCTCAACACATGTGGTTCGCACCTCACAGTGGTAACTCTGTTTTATGCAACAATCATTTATATGTACATGAAGCCACAGAATCACACATCCCAAGATGAAGGGAAGTTCCTTACTCTCTTTTACACAATCGTCACACCCAGCCTTAACCCTCTGATCTACACTTTAAGAAACAAAGATGTCAAGAGTGCAGTAAAGAGAATATTCTGGGTAGAAAAATGGTCAGCAAAGTCATGA